A section of the Triticum dicoccoides isolate Atlit2015 ecotype Zavitan chromosome 7A, WEW_v2.0, whole genome shotgun sequence genome encodes:
- the LOC119327816 gene encoding uncharacterized protein LOC119327816 isoform X2 — MAPETRSRRTRDPRASETAPPPPPPVQRPRLTRAGSRGDAPTRRRSGQVNEDVVSRFPHLESSVQNDVTQLKEATGEDEGGAHIQDLVVVVPRMTRRRAREACASETALPSLQRARLTRGGSRGEAPTSGRSGKVNEDVESRFQHLANRAMEASLDCKVNEDAESRFQHLASSLQNDGMQLNRAMEASLDYMSGNNYAAASSSQMLNVGDEAVELSSRHDGPNILGTYKDGQNNYTSTGHDESGTATNPEDATDRDEGTGQGDQAAGQPKRQRKPRRRNMLGTNRIVINRVSEEGLPVSPKKAEQGYRNALGCILRETVSINETNLRSKANENLRALLISKLHTHYKFPDESLDETTPVNNRALCKWSKLLSSWKSKAKSEYLKKDYETEIKKIWPLVSEEDWNLFKQHCETPEVKEMEKWGKDMWAKSIGNRTLGSRGYPGKKPKWDKQDTEFGAAGNYPVMVPETSRRVHASETALPSAQHPRLTRAGSRVDAPTSGRSGQVNEDVESRFQHLAGSVQNDVMQLKAATGEDEGGVHVQDLVVVVPRMTRRRAREACAPETALPSLQRTRLTRGGSRGEAPTNGRSACSSRTISAGDEAVEPSSRHGGPDALGTYTDGQDDYTSTVHDESGTATNPEDATDRDEGTGQGDQAAGQPKKQRKPRRPNMLGTDRIVINRVSEAGLPLSPKKAEQGYSNGLGCILRETVSINETNLRSKANENLRALLISKLHTHYKFPDESLDETTPVNNTALCKWTKLLSSWKSKAKSEYLEKDYETEIKKKWPSVSEEDWNLFKQHCETPEVKEMEKWGKEMRARNIGHHTLGSRGYPGKKPKWDKQDAEFAAAGIPNPFKEFENPRENDYIRGRCKYDEETKTWVLDEKTAKVKELLRQYHVESQSSQESESSARWDDPLNRSINVVLGKDPKTRPAYGRVNGVGLNEKWDTHYPEDRELARQRRRAGRASFESRLAGMREELKEEMREEVEVKAKAMATAQVMEMWPDLIEAVKRSLASGQTAPPSSSVTLAPANVILEKEPRPGAHHSSRSAPFMG, encoded by the exons ATGGCGCCGGAGACGAGGAGCAGGAGGACGAGGGACCCGCGCGCATCggagaccgcgccgccgccgccgccgccggtgcagCGCCCTCGGCTCACGCGCGCCGGAAGCAGGGGGGACGCgccgacccgccgccgctccg GTCAGGTTAATGAGGATGTCGTGAGCAGATTCCCGCATTTGGAAAGTTCGGTACAAAATGATGTTACACAGTTAAAGGAGGCGACTGGAGAGGACGAGGGGGGCGCGCACATCCAAGACCTTGTTGTCGTCGTTCcgcggatgacgaggaggagggcgagggaggcaTGTGCATCGGAGACCGCATTGCCATCGTTGCAGCGCGCTCGACTCACGCGTGGCGGAAGCAGGGGGGAGGCGCCGACCAGTGGCCGCTCCG GTAAGGTTAATGAGGATGTCGAGAGCAGATTCCAGCATTTGGCAAACAGAGCCATGGAGGCATCGCTGGATT GTAAGGTTAATGAGGATGCCGAGAGCAGATTCCAGCATTTGGCAAGTTCACTACAAAATGATGGTATGCAGTTAAACAGAGCCATGGAGGCATCGCTGGATT ATATGTCTGGAAACAACTACGCCGCAGCCTCTTCTTCGCAGATGCTAAACGTGGGTGATGAAGCTGTGGAACTGTCGTCACGTCATGACGGTCCCAACATCTTGGGCACATACAAGGATGGGCAGAACAACTACACATCCACTGGTCATGACGAGTCCGGCACCGCCACAAATCCTGAAGATGCGACCGATCGCGATGAAGGGACCGGCCAAGGGGACCAGGCAGCTGGACAACCCAAAAGGCAACGTAAGCCTAGGCGCCGAAACATGCTCGGCACTAATAGGATTGTTATCAACCGAGTGTCTGAGGAGGGTCTACCTGTTAGTCCCAAGAAGGCCGAACAAGGTTACAGGAATGCCCTAGGCTGCATCCTTCGCGAAACTGTGAGCATTAATGAAACCAATCTCAGGTCGAAAGCGAACGAGAATTTGCGAGCGCTCCTCATATCGAAGCTGCACACTCATTACAAGTTCCCGGATGAGTCCCTAGACGAGACCACTCCGGTAAATAACAGAGCCCTCTGCAAGTGGTCCAAGCTTTTGAGTAGTTGGAAATCCAAGGCCAAAAGCGAATACCTTAAGAAAGATTACGAAACTGAGATAAAAAAGATCTGGCCTTTGGTTTCCGAGGAGGACTGGAACCTGTTCAAGCAGCACTGTGAGACCCCTGAAGTCAAGGAGATGGAAAAATGGGGAAAGGATATGTGGGCTAAGAGCATTGGTAACCGCACCCTTGGCAGCCGTGGTTACCCAGGGAAGAAGCCAAAGTGGGACAAGCAGGACACTGAGTTCGGTGCAGCTGGCAACTATCCTGTCATGGTGCCAGAGACGAGTAGGAGGGTGCACGCATCGGAGACCGCGTTGCCCTCGGCGCAGCACCCTCGACTCACGCGCGCTGGAAGCAGGGTGGATGCGCCGACCAGTGGCCGCTCCG GTCAGGTTAATGAGGATGTCGAGAGCAGATTCCAGCATTTGGCAGGTTCAGTACAAAATGATGTTATGCAGTTAAAGGCAGCgaccggagaggacgagggaggtgTGCACGTCCAAGACCTTGTTGTCGTCGTTCCACGAATgacgaggaggagggcgagggaggcaTGCGCACCGGAGACTGCGTTGCCGTCGTTGCAGCGCACTCGACTCACACGCGGTGGAAGCAGGGGGGAGGCCCCGACCAATGGCCGCTCCG CCTGTTCTTCGCGGACGATAAGCGCGGGTGATGAAGCTGTAGAACCGTCATCACGTCATGGCGGCCCCGACGCCTTGGGCACATACACAGATGGGCAGGACGACTACACATCCACTGTTCATGATGAGTCCGGCACCGCCACAAATCCTGAAGATGCGACCGATCGCGACGAAGGGACCGGCCAAGGGGACCAGGCAGCTGGACAACCTAAAAAGCAACGCAAACCTAGGCGCCCAAACATGCTTGGCACCGATAGGATTGTTATCAACCGAGTGTCTGAGGCTGGTCTACCTCTTAGTCCCAAGAAGGCTGAACAAGGTTACAGTAATGGCCTAGGCTGCATCCTTCGCGAAACCGTGAGCATTAATGAAACCAATCTCAGGTCGAAAGCCAATGAGAATTTGCGAGCACTCCTCATATCGAAGCTGCACACTCATTACAAGTTCCCGGATGAGTCCCTAGACGAGACCACTCCGGTAAATAACACAGCCCTCTGCAAGTGGACCAAGCTTTTGAGTAGTTGGAAATCCAAAGCCAAAAGCGAATACCTTGAGAAAGATTACGAAACCGAGATAAAAAAGAAGTGGCCTTCGGTTTCTGAGGAGGACTGGAACCTGTTCAAGCAGCACTGCGAGACCCCTGAAGTCAAGGAGATGGAGAAATGGGGGAAGGAAATGCGGGCAAGGAACATTGGTCACCACACCCTTGGAAGCCGTGGTTACCCAGGGAAGAAGCCGAAGTGGGACAAGCAGGACGCTGAGTTTGCTGCAGCAGGCATACCAAACCCCTTCAAGGAATTTGAAAACCCGCGTGAAAATGATTACATCAGGGGCCGGTGCAAATACGATGAAGAGACTAAGACATGGGTAttggacgagaaaacggcgaaagtCAAGGAACTCCTG AGGCAGTATCATGTGGAATCTCAAAGCTCCCAGGAGTCGGAGTCCTCGGCAAGGTGGGACGACCCTCTGAACAGGTCGATCAACGTGGTGCTCGGCAAGGACCCGAAAACGAGGCCGGCTTATGGTCGTGTGAACGGCGTCGGGCTGAATGAAAAATGGGACACGCATTATCCCGAAGACCGCGAGCTTGCGAGGCAGAGAAGGAGAGCCGGCCGAGCTAGTTTTGAATCCAGATTGGCTGGAATGAGAGAAGAACTTAAAGAAGAAATGAGAGAGGAAGTCGAGGTGAAAGCCAAAGCCATGGCGACAGCACAAGTCATGGAAATGTGGCCCGATCTAATTGAGGCCGTCAAGCGAAGTTTAGCATCGGGGCAAACAGCGCCACCATCATCCTCTGTCACGTTGGCGCCAGCCAATGTCATTTTGGAGAAAGAGCCGCGTCCTGGTGCACATCATAGCAGCCGCTCTGCCCCTTTCATGGGCTAG